One window of Pseudomonas sp. ML2-2023-3 genomic DNA carries:
- the mlaD gene encoding outer membrane lipid asymmetry maintenance protein MlaD, with the protein MQNRTMEIGVGLFLLAGILALLLLALRVSGLSPTASTDTYKLYANFDNIAGLTVRAKVTMAGVTIGKVTAIDLDRDNYMARVTLQLEKAVDNLPTDSTASILTAGLLGEKYIGLSVGGEDTVLKDGGTIHDTQSSLVLEDLIGKFLLNTVSKDAK; encoded by the coding sequence ATGCAAAACCGCACCATGGAAATCGGTGTCGGCCTGTTCCTGCTGGCTGGCATCCTGGCTTTGCTTCTGCTTGCCCTGCGGGTCAGCGGACTGTCCCCGACCGCCAGCACTGACACCTACAAACTGTACGCCAACTTTGACAATATTGCCGGCCTCACCGTGCGCGCCAAAGTCACCATGGCGGGCGTGACCATCGGCAAGGTTACGGCGATTGACCTGGACCGTGACAACTACATGGCCCGTGTCACCCTGCAGCTCGAAAAAGCTGTGGATAATCTGCCGACCGATTCGACTGCGTCTATTCTCACAGCGGGTCTGCTGGGCGAGAAATACATCGGTCTGAGCGTGGGTGGTGAAGACACTGTGCTCAAGGACGGTGGCACCATTCACGACACTCAGTCGTCGCTGGTCCTTGAAGACCTGATCGGTAAATTCCTGCTCAATACCGTTAGCAAAGACGCCAAATAA
- the mlaE gene encoding lipid asymmetry maintenance ABC transporter permease subunit MlaE → MRRHSLMDRIGLFGRAGIDIVAVLGRSTIFLFHALLGRGGIGGGFGLLIKQLHSVGVMSLVIIVVSGIFIGMVLALQGFSILSSYGSEQAVGQMVALTLLRELGPVVTALLFAGRAGSALTAEIGNMKSTEQLSSLEMIGVDPLKYIIAPRLWAGFISLPVLAMIFSVVGIWGGSWVAVDWLGVYDGSYWANMQNSVTFSGDVLNGIIKSIVFAFVVTWIAVFQGYDCEPTSEGISRATTKTVVYASLAVLGLDFILTALMFGDF, encoded by the coding sequence ATGCGCAGACATTCATTAATGGACCGTATCGGTTTGTTTGGCCGAGCCGGGATCGACATCGTCGCGGTGCTGGGGCGTTCGACGATTTTCCTGTTTCATGCACTGCTGGGGCGAGGCGGTATCGGCGGCGGTTTCGGGCTGCTGATCAAGCAGCTGCACTCCGTTGGTGTCATGTCGCTGGTCATTATCGTGGTCTCCGGCATATTCATCGGCATGGTGCTGGCGCTGCAAGGCTTCAGCATTCTGTCCAGCTATGGTTCCGAGCAGGCGGTTGGGCAGATGGTGGCCCTCACCCTGTTGCGCGAATTGGGGCCGGTGGTGACTGCCTTGCTGTTCGCCGGGCGGGCGGGTTCTGCCTTGACCGCTGAAATCGGCAACATGAAATCGACCGAGCAGCTGTCCAGCCTGGAAATGATTGGGGTCGACCCACTCAAATACATTATCGCGCCGCGGTTATGGGCCGGTTTTATTTCCCTGCCTGTGCTGGCGATGATTTTCAGTGTGGTCGGCATCTGGGGCGGTTCGTGGGTTGCAGTGGACTGGCTGGGTGTCTATGACGGTTCCTACTGGGCCAATATGCAAAATAGCGTGACCTTCAGTGGTGACGTACTTAACGGGATCATCAAAAGCATCGTATTTGCTTTCGTGGTGACCTGGATTGCCGTGTTTCAAGGTTATGACTGTGAGCCCACATCAGAGGGGATCAGCCGTGCCACTACCAAGACCGTGGTGTATGCCTCTCTGGCAGTCCTCGGGCTGGACTTCATTTTGACTGCCTTGATGTTTGGAGATTTCTGA
- a CDS encoding ATP-binding cassette domain-containing protein, producing MSADNAYAVELKGVSFKRGTRSIFNNVDIRIPRGKVTGIMGPSGCGKTTLLRLMGMQLRPSSGEVWVNNQNLPTLSRSDLFDARKHMGVLFQSGALFTDLDVFENVAFPLRVHTQLPEEMIRDIVLLKLQAVGLRGAIDLMPDELSGGMKRRVALARAIALDPQILMYDEPFVGQDPIAMGVLVRLIRLLNDALGITSIVVSHDLAETASIADYLYVVGDGQVLGQGTPEELMNADNPRIRQFMTGDPDGPVPFHFPASDYRTDLLGKR from the coding sequence AGTGTCCTTCAAGCGCGGCACGCGCAGCATCTTCAATAATGTCGATATTCGAATTCCCCGTGGCAAGGTCACGGGAATCATGGGCCCGTCGGGCTGCGGCAAAACCACACTATTGCGCCTGATGGGCATGCAACTGCGTCCCAGCAGCGGCGAAGTGTGGGTCAACAATCAAAACCTGCCGACCCTGTCGCGCAGTGATTTGTTTGATGCCCGCAAGCACATGGGGGTGTTGTTCCAGAGTGGTGCATTGTTCACCGATCTGGATGTGTTCGAGAACGTTGCCTTCCCGCTGCGGGTGCATACCCAGCTGCCTGAAGAAATGATTCGTGACATCGTGCTGCTGAAATTGCAGGCGGTGGGCTTGCGCGGGGCTATCGATTTGATGCCCGACGAGTTGTCCGGCGGCATGAAGCGTCGGGTGGCCCTGGCGCGGGCGATTGCTCTGGATCCGCAAATCCTGATGTATGACGAACCCTTCGTGGGCCAGGATCCCATCGCAATGGGAGTGCTGGTGCGGCTGATTCGCCTGCTTAACGATGCGCTGGGCATCACCAGTATTGTGGTGTCTCACGACCTGGCTGAAACCGCGAGCATCGCCGACTATCTGTATGTAGTCGGTGACGGTCAGGTGCTGGGGCAGGGTACGCCTGAAGAGTTGATGAACGCCGATAACCCGCGCATTCGCCAGTTCATGACCGGCGATCCGGATGGCCCGGTTCCGTTTCACTTTCCGGCGTCGGACTACCGAACCGATCTACTGGGGAAGCGCTGA